In Capsicum annuum cultivar UCD-10X-F1 chromosome 7, UCD10Xv1.1, whole genome shotgun sequence, one genomic interval encodes:
- the LOC124885541 gene encoding uncharacterized protein K02A2.6-like, which translates to MENDYRRYVQKCPKCQIHGDLIRMPSHELHAMNSPWPFIAWGMDVIRPIKSLASNGHRFILVAIDYFTKWVEAASYRAVTKKVVADFVRISLICQFRVPESIIIDNGANLNSHLMNEICDQFKIVHRNSTAYRQQMNGVVEAANKNIKKILRKMTKNDKSWHEILPYALLGYRTTIRTSTGATPYLLVYRNETVIPVEVEIPYLRIIQEVVLSNEEWVRARCEQLMLIDEKRMVVVCHVMQKSSADAESSNDPFNEESLNSPWPHSSSFELLLCSFP; encoded by the exons atggaaaatgattataGAAGGTATGTGCAGAagtgtccaaaatgtcaaatacatgGAGATTTGATTCGAATGCCTTCACATGAGCTTCATGCAATGAATTCACCTTGGCCTTTtatagcttggggcatggatgttatcAGACCAATAAAGTCACTAgcatcgaatgggcatagatttattttggttgctatTGACTACTTTACTAAGTGGGTCGAAGCTGCTTCATATagagccgtcactaagaaagtggttgcagattttGTCAGGATTAGCTTGATTTGCCAATTTAGAGTGCCAGAATCGATCATTATTGATAATGGGGCAaacttgaacagtcacttgatgaatgagATTTGTGATCAATTTAAAATAGTGCATCGCAACTCGACCGCATATCGTCAACAGATGAATGGAGTCGTGGAAGCTGccaataagaacatcaagaagatcttgagaaagatgacCAAAAATGATAAATCATGGCATGAGATATTGCCTTACGctttgctaggttatcgcacaaCAATTCGAACCTCCACCGGGGCAACCCCTTATCTATTAGTTTATAGGAATGAAACTGTGATACCTGTTGAGGTTGAAATACCTTACCTGAGGATTATTCAGGAAGTCGtactaagtaatgaagaatggGTTCGCGCTCGTTgtgaacaactcatgttgattgatgaaaagagaatggttgTCGTGTGTCATG TAATGCAGAAATCATCGGCTGATGCAGAGAGCAGCAACGATCCTTTCAATGAAGAATCGCTAAACTCTCCATGGCCTCATTCTTCCTCTTTTGAGCTTTTGCTTTGTTCATTTCCCTAA